In Caproicibacterium amylolyticum, a genomic segment contains:
- a CDS encoding glycogen/starch/alpha-glucan phosphorylase, with amino-acid sequence MQPFQEAIVKKLKEEYHTELGKATTKQLYNAVSKAALETCWDTWQKPVTGKTACYLSAEFLVGRLIHSNLLNLGLLGETENLLKDAGINPNVFEDVEDDALGNGGLGRLAACFLDSAATQGVPLMGYGIRYRYGLFKQHFAYGCQQEEADDWLSWGDPWSVRRDDEKVRINFGDQSVWAVPYDMPIIGYGGKMVNTLRLWQAEAIAPFDFNLFNEQKYNDSVQQKNDAEAISAVLYPNDDTDAGKRLRLKQQYFFSSASLQTIFAAYTAKNGTDYSKFADTYAVQLNDTHPTVSIPELLRLLMTQGHLEFEPAFQIVQKTFAYTNHTIMAEALEKWSLSLFQSVLPEVYPYVVLLQNRLSNELVKKNIAETSKYNLIQDGMIHMARMAIYATHSTNGVAKIHTEIIKNSALPEWYALYPERFNNKTNGVTQRRWLALCNRELAAFITDRIGNGWITDFAQLEKLKPYAEDAASRKQFLQIKRTKKDQLADYMYRKDNFGLNTGNIFDIQVKRLHEYKRQLLNAFSILDIYFGIKDGRIKEFNPTTFIFGAKAAPGYYRAKGIIKFINEVANLVNYDNDVNRKMQVIFVSNYNVSYAEKLIPAADLSEQISTAGTEASGTSNMKFMMNGALTLGTYDGANIEIVQNAGEENNYIFGARVEDLEKIKDSYDPKKLYAEQPRIKRVMDTLIDGTLTDGGTGWFQELYNSILEGASWHKPDNYYLLLDFLPYCDARLQANKDYADQDAFAKKCLLNIAAAGPFTSDRTIQQYAEEIWHV; translated from the coding sequence ATGCAGCCATTTCAGGAAGCAATCGTTAAGAAGTTGAAGGAAGAGTATCACACCGAATTGGGCAAGGCAACAACCAAACAGCTTTACAATGCTGTATCCAAAGCAGCACTCGAAACCTGCTGGGACACTTGGCAGAAGCCAGTAACAGGCAAAACAGCCTGCTACCTTTCCGCGGAGTTCCTTGTGGGACGTTTGATTCACAGCAATCTGCTGAATCTGGGCCTGCTGGGAGAAACCGAAAACCTGCTGAAAGATGCCGGGATTAACCCCAATGTCTTTGAGGATGTGGAGGATGATGCTCTGGGCAACGGCGGCCTTGGCCGTTTGGCAGCCTGCTTCCTGGACAGCGCTGCTACACAGGGCGTTCCGCTGATGGGCTATGGCATTCGTTACCGTTATGGGCTGTTTAAGCAGCACTTTGCTTACGGCTGCCAGCAGGAAGAAGCGGACGACTGGCTTTCCTGGGGCGACCCGTGGAGCGTCCGACGCGATGACGAAAAAGTCCGCATTAACTTCGGTGACCAGAGCGTTTGGGCAGTTCCGTATGATATGCCAATTATCGGCTACGGCGGCAAGATGGTGAATACCCTGCGCCTGTGGCAGGCGGAGGCGATTGCGCCGTTTGACTTCAACCTCTTCAACGAGCAGAAGTATAACGATTCTGTGCAGCAGAAGAACGACGCGGAGGCGATTTCCGCTGTTCTGTATCCAAACGATGATACCGATGCCGGCAAGCGCCTGCGCCTGAAGCAGCAGTATTTCTTCTCCAGCGCTTCCCTGCAGACCATCTTTGCGGCTTACACCGCAAAGAACGGCACAGATTACAGCAAGTTTGCGGATACTTATGCGGTGCAGCTGAATGACACGCATCCGACCGTTTCCATTCCGGAACTGCTGCGTCTGCTGATGACGCAGGGACACCTGGAGTTTGAGCCTGCATTCCAGATTGTACAGAAGACTTTTGCTTACACAAACCATACGATTATGGCAGAGGCACTTGAAAAATGGAGCCTGTCGCTGTTCCAGTCCGTGCTGCCTGAAGTTTATCCTTATGTGGTGCTGCTGCAGAACCGCCTTTCCAATGAGCTTGTGAAAAAGAATATTGCCGAAACCAGCAAATACAACCTGATTCAAGATGGCATGATTCACATGGCGCGGATGGCAATTTACGCAACACATTCCACAAACGGCGTTGCGAAAATTCACACAGAAATCATCAAAAACAGCGCTTTGCCGGAGTGGTATGCGCTTTACCCGGAGCGCTTCAATAATAAAACAAACGGTGTGACCCAGCGCCGCTGGCTGGCACTCTGCAACCGCGAACTGGCAGCCTTTATCACCGACCGCATTGGCAACGGCTGGATTACCGACTTTGCGCAGCTTGAGAAGCTGAAGCCTTACGCGGAGGATGCCGCTTCCCGCAAGCAGTTCCTGCAGATCAAGCGCACAAAGAAAGATCAGCTGGCAGATTACATGTACCGCAAGGATAATTTCGGCCTGAACACCGGCAATATTTTTGACATTCAGGTAAAGCGCCTGCACGAGTACAAGCGCCAGCTGCTCAATGCATTCTCCATTCTGGACATTTACTTTGGCATTAAGGACGGCCGCATTAAAGAATTCAACCCGACCACCTTTATCTTTGGCGCCAAGGCTGCTCCGGGCTATTACCGTGCAAAGGGTATCATTAAGTTTATTAACGAGGTTGCAAACCTTGTGAATTATGACAACGATGTCAACCGCAAAATGCAGGTCATTTTTGTAAGCAACTACAATGTTTCCTACGCAGAGAAGCTGATTCCCGCCGCAGACCTCAGCGAGCAGATTTCCACCGCGGGCACAGAAGCTTCCGGTACCAGCAACATGAAGTTTATGATGAACGGTGCGCTGACACTGGGCACCTATGACGGTGCAAATATTGAAATCGTGCAGAACGCGGGCGAAGAAAACAACTACATTTTCGGCGCACGTGTGGAAGACCTTGAAAAAATCAAGGATTCTTATGACCCGAAGAAGCTTTATGCCGAGCAGCCGCGCATTAAGCGCGTAATGGATACGCTGATTGATGGCACCCTGACAGACGGCGGCACCGGCTGGTTCCAGGAGCTGTACAATTCCATTCTGGAGGGTGCCAGCTGGCACAAGCCGGATAATTACTATCTGCTGCTGGACTTCCTGCCGTACTGTGATGCTCGTCTGCAGGCAAACAAAGACTATGCAGACCAGGATGCCTTTGCAAAGAAATGCCTGCTGAACATTGCTGCAGCCGGTCCGTTTACCAGCGACCGTACCATTCAGCAGTATGCGGAAGAAATCTGGCACGTTTAA
- a CDS encoding MmcQ/YjbR family DNA-binding protein: MNEKQLLNLCLRFPDACVDYPFRDDNTPVLRHRGNRKWFGMILHLNGELCINLKCEPEKAEFWRSTYSGVTPAWHMNKLHWNTVYPNKAIPLRDLQEMIEDSYQLTQSHQKGKSV; this comes from the coding sequence ATGAATGAAAAGCAGCTTTTAAACCTCTGTCTGCGGTTTCCAGATGCGTGTGTAGATTATCCTTTTCGTGATGATAACACACCTGTACTGCGGCACCGCGGCAATCGCAAATGGTTCGGCATGATTCTGCACTTAAACGGTGAACTGTGCATCAATCTGAAGTGTGAACCGGAAAAAGCCGAATTCTGGCGCAGTACCTACAGTGGTGTAACACCCGCGTGGCACATGAACAAACTGCACTGGAACACCGTGTACCCTAACAAAGCTATACCGCTTCGTGACCTGCAGGAAATGATAGAGGACAGCTATCAATTAACACAATCCCATCAAAAAGGAAAAAGCGTCTGA
- the add gene encoding adenosine deaminase: MEFSFPKVELHLHLDGSLVLTDAWKMAIQQGLVREEDGFQSFCRKMQVPQSCRSLTEYLKCFELADAMLQTADALERAAEQLLIQLSGRGVAYAELRFAPQLHGEKGLTQEQAVQAVLCGVHRAERETDIRAGVLLCAMVTTGQPDVDRQNERTFYLAAEYRKEGVAGVDLAGAETARPMEDFRGLFRIARDLDLPFTIHAGEAGGPENVRTAVEFGARRIGHGCSAIRSPAVMDLLKREQITLEMCPTSNLQTGAVPSLQEHPIRRFAEYGIPVTVNTDDSTCSGTTLDIEYEKVMQLGFTQKDLVRMNCNAAKAAFLPEKEKAALLARLKAWM; the protein is encoded by the coding sequence ATGGAATTTTCATTCCCGAAAGTCGAACTCCATTTACACTTGGACGGTTCACTGGTTTTAACTGACGCATGGAAGATGGCAATACAACAAGGACTGGTTAGGGAAGAAGACGGCTTCCAAAGCTTTTGCCGAAAAATGCAGGTGCCGCAGTCCTGCCGCAGCCTTACAGAATATCTAAAATGCTTTGAGTTAGCGGATGCAATGCTGCAAACCGCCGACGCACTGGAGCGTGCGGCGGAGCAGCTGCTGATACAGCTTTCCGGGCGGGGTGTAGCCTATGCGGAATTGCGCTTTGCACCACAGCTGCACGGTGAAAAAGGTTTGACACAAGAGCAGGCGGTGCAGGCGGTTCTATGCGGTGTTCACCGCGCTGAGCGGGAAACTGACATTCGGGCAGGTGTGCTGTTGTGTGCGATGGTTACTACCGGCCAGCCGGATGTGGACAGGCAGAATGAGCGTACCTTTTACCTTGCGGCGGAATATCGCAAAGAAGGCGTAGCCGGGGTGGATTTGGCAGGTGCGGAAACCGCGCGGCCAATGGAAGACTTTCGCGGCCTGTTCCGCATCGCGCGAGACCTTGACCTGCCGTTTACGATTCATGCAGGAGAGGCAGGCGGGCCGGAAAATGTCCGTACCGCAGTGGAATTCGGCGCACGCAGAATTGGGCACGGATGCAGTGCAATTCGCTCTCCGGCAGTGATGGACTTGCTCAAGCGGGAACAGATTACTTTGGAAATGTGCCCAACCAGCAATTTGCAGACCGGTGCGGTGCCGTCTTTGCAGGAACATCCCATACGCCGTTTTGCAGAGTATGGGATTCCGGTAACTGTGAATACAGACGACAGCACCTGCTCCGGCACAACGCTGGACATAGAATACGAAAAAGTGATGCAGCTCGGTTTTACACAAAAAGATCTAGTGCGGATGAACTGCAATGCCGCAAAGGCTGCATTTCTACCCGAAAAAGAAAAAGCCGCGCTGCTTGCACGGCTAAAAGCATGGATGTAA
- a CDS encoding DMT family transporter → MLGFICSLLAGVAMSVQGVMNTRLGDRVGLYEANMIVQGTAFVLSVLAVLFLGSGNLAAVAHTSKIYLLGGVFGIIITITVMLAIKGLGPTVAISIILIAQLLAAALIDAFGWFDSERIPFGWQKFAGVALMIGGVLLFKWKV, encoded by the coding sequence TTGCTGGGATTCATCTGCAGCCTGCTTGCCGGCGTTGCCATGAGCGTGCAGGGAGTTATGAACACCCGCCTTGGCGACCGCGTTGGACTTTACGAAGCAAACATGATTGTGCAGGGAACCGCGTTTGTGCTTTCCGTGCTGGCGGTACTGTTTTTAGGAAGCGGAAATCTTGCCGCAGTCGCGCACACCAGCAAGATTTATCTGCTTGGCGGCGTTTTCGGCATTATCATCACCATTACGGTTATGCTGGCAATCAAAGGGCTTGGCCCAACCGTGGCAATTTCCATCATTTTGATTGCACAACTGCTCGCGGCCGCACTGATCGATGCTTTCGGCTGGTTCGATTCTGAAAGGATTCCATTTGGCTGGCAAAAATTTGCCGGTGTTGCCCTGATGATTGGCGGTGTACTGCTGTTCAAGTGGAAAGTCTGA
- a CDS encoding acylphosphatase — translation MRYRVKVTGMVQGVGFRYYVSQSAANLGLTGWVKNQWDASVSLEVQGSACKLEQFLKEVQYGNAFAQVDALDCKKIAEQPGESRFEIIR, via the coding sequence ATGCGATACAGGGTGAAAGTGACCGGAATGGTGCAGGGGGTCGGCTTCCGTTATTATGTAAGCCAGTCCGCAGCAAACCTCGGACTGACCGGCTGGGTCAAAAACCAATGGGATGCAAGCGTTTCGCTGGAAGTACAGGGCAGTGCCTGCAAACTGGAACAGTTTTTAAAAGAAGTACAGTATGGAAACGCCTTTGCACAAGTGGACGCACTGGACTGTAAAAAGATTGCGGAGCAGCCCGGCGAAAGCCGTTTTGAGATCATTCGCTGA
- a CDS encoding L,D-transpeptidase: MKKKHKRNCPAYVMTALVAAGVAAAVTMPVHAAGESSTASLPDSNTSVKSAANVTTESAVKTEETTSALTLSHSSLFFGEPGGTAKFTIKAAKNAAPAVASSDPAVAQVQVGDWDEQAGGYVCTVTAQAAGKAVLVVTFGEEKKELPVTVEKKAVGDNIDVWMDTTGRYTFQGLGKSYSLLIKTSSNVLPVCTSVDPSVMTASQPVWDSRLNGYMCKLTSVGEGETALTVQAGGTKKVLETAVTIPPTKLWMDTSSYQFYSPGQQYTVLLRTTPDTKLAVATSDVSVAAAGQPVWNKGVNGYLCRLTAGKEGEATVTFTAGKTVRTLTVEVSYKPVMITRDTYSYTFRTPGQKYTMFVKTATNICPQILSSDEKVVTGITTVWNAKKKGYYCTMQAGETAGKADVSITAGSTTVTVSVTTDLRADTISLDTSSYQFHYRNQSYQMLAKFSSGAVPVISVSNPSVVSVGTSKDKSGSFFVYVTAKANGEADVFVRAGSTTAKMHAAVDFQPINILSSTGSCSFTGASQSSIITFYTSYNLAPKFSTSNSRVVAVQNLGWSTSANGYQCKVIAGGEGSASVTASIAGVAGKSVSATVKYPMPTTEQSMLQHAQRYSSGTGYLLTVDTANHRVGVYTGRQGHWKQLYNWACANGAAGTPTVKGEFTVQARGYYFDSGYARCFYYTQFYGGYMFHSVLYTQTATPTSTIDGRVGMALSHGCVRLQLANAKWINQNIPWSTKVAVY, from the coding sequence ATGAAGAAGAAACATAAACGAAACTGTCCTGCATATGTCATGACTGCTTTGGTGGCGGCCGGTGTTGCGGCGGCAGTCACGATGCCGGTACATGCTGCCGGGGAGAGCAGCACCGCTTCTTTGCCGGATTCCAATACTTCTGTAAAATCTGCTGCCAATGTAACAACAGAGTCAGCCGTAAAGACGGAAGAAACCACGAGTGCTTTGACGCTGAGCCACAGTTCTCTGTTTTTTGGGGAACCGGGTGGCACGGCAAAATTCACCATCAAGGCGGCTAAGAACGCAGCTCCGGCAGTTGCCAGTTCTGACCCAGCAGTTGCCCAGGTGCAGGTCGGTGATTGGGACGAGCAGGCCGGGGGGTATGTGTGTACAGTTACTGCACAGGCAGCCGGAAAAGCGGTTTTAGTGGTAACGTTTGGCGAAGAAAAGAAGGAACTGCCGGTTACAGTAGAAAAAAAGGCTGTGGGAGACAATATTGATGTCTGGATGGACACTACCGGCCGCTATACATTTCAAGGGCTGGGTAAAAGTTACTCCCTGCTGATTAAAACTTCTTCCAATGTACTGCCGGTGTGCACCAGTGTAGATCCTTCCGTAATGACCGCATCTCAGCCGGTTTGGGATAGCCGCCTGAATGGGTATATGTGTAAGCTGACCTCCGTTGGTGAGGGTGAAACTGCCTTGACCGTACAGGCTGGCGGTACGAAAAAAGTGCTTGAAACGGCTGTGACGATTCCACCGACCAAACTGTGGATGGACACTTCCTCCTATCAGTTCTATTCACCAGGGCAGCAATACACAGTGCTGCTGCGCACCACACCGGATACAAAGCTGGCTGTTGCCACAAGTGATGTTTCTGTTGCGGCTGCCGGGCAGCCGGTTTGGAACAAAGGTGTGAACGGATATCTTTGCCGGCTGACCGCCGGAAAAGAAGGCGAAGCCACAGTAACCTTTACAGCCGGAAAAACGGTGCGGACCCTTACGGTAGAGGTTTCCTACAAGCCGGTTATGATTACCCGCGATACATATTCGTACACGTTCCGTACACCCGGACAGAAGTATACAATGTTTGTGAAAACAGCAACGAATATTTGTCCGCAGATTCTTTCTTCTGACGAAAAAGTGGTCACAGGCATTACCACCGTGTGGAACGCGAAGAAGAAAGGTTACTACTGCACCATGCAGGCCGGAGAGACTGCCGGAAAAGCAGACGTATCCATTACGGCAGGCAGTACAACCGTAACGGTGTCGGTGACAACAGATTTGAGAGCCGACACGATTTCGCTGGACACTTCCAGTTATCAGTTCCATTACCGGAACCAGAGTTATCAGATGCTGGCGAAATTTTCTTCCGGAGCGGTGCCGGTCATTTCCGTATCCAATCCATCGGTTGTGTCGGTGGGAACCAGTAAGGACAAATCCGGCAGCTTTTTCGTTTACGTAACAGCAAAGGCAAACGGTGAGGCAGATGTGTTTGTACGCGCGGGCAGTACAACCGCCAAAATGCACGCAGCGGTTGATTTTCAGCCGATTAACATTCTTTCCAGTACCGGAAGCTGCAGCTTTACCGGCGCATCGCAGAGCAGCATCATTACTTTTTACACTTCCTATAATCTTGCTCCAAAGTTTTCCACTTCCAACAGCCGAGTAGTTGCTGTGCAGAATTTGGGCTGGAGTACTTCTGCAAACGGTTACCAGTGCAAAGTGATTGCTGGTGGAGAGGGCAGCGCTTCGGTTACGGCAAGCATTGCCGGTGTTGCTGGAAAGAGTGTCAGTGCAACGGTAAAGTATCCGATGCCAACTACAGAGCAGTCCATGCTGCAGCACGCACAACGTTACAGCAGCGGTACAGGATACTTACTGACGGTGGATACAGCGAACCACCGTGTCGGTGTTTATACCGGCCGGCAGGGACACTGGAAGCAGCTTTACAACTGGGCCTGCGCGAATGGCGCGGCTGGAACGCCAACGGTAAAGGGCGAATTTACTGTGCAGGCACGCGGCTACTATTTTGATTCCGGTTACGCGCGGTGCTTTTACTACACACAGTTCTACGGCGGATATATGTTCCACTCTGTGCTGTACACCCAGACAGCAACACCAACTTCTACAATTGACGGCCGGGTCGGTATGGCGCTTTCACACGGCTGTGTCCGGCTGCAGCTTGCAAATGCAAAGTGGATTAACCAGAACATTCCGTGGAGCACAAAAGTCGCAGTTTATTGA
- a CDS encoding cysteine desulfurase family protein, translated as MQKLIYADNAATTPLSENALAAMQPYLTTEFGNPSALYGPGRRARRAVEQARDDIAACLGAEPEEIAFTACGTESDNWAIKGIARCQAENGKKHIITSAFEHHAVLHACKALAHYGFHVTYLPVSAEGYVSPQELEAAITENTALVSIMFANNELGTVQPIEKLADVCKKHGVPFHSDAVQAAGHLPIDVHRQNIGLLSLSAHKFGGPKGTGVLYIRRNLHPSPLMDGGAQEQGRRGGTENIAGIVGMAAALKGRTASLEADAARVSALRDRLESGLLFAVPGCHRNGGDSRLPGHLNLRFDGIEGESLLLMLDQAGICASSGSACTAGSIDPSHVLQAIGLSKEQARSSLRLSLGVQNTEADVERLLQVIPEVVSKLRSFQPFAK; from the coding sequence ATGCAGAAACTGATTTACGCTGACAATGCGGCAACTACACCGCTTTCCGAAAATGCGCTGGCTGCTATGCAGCCCTATCTAACAACTGAATTTGGAAATCCTTCTGCGCTTTACGGTCCGGGGCGCCGCGCCCGCAGAGCGGTGGAGCAGGCACGTGATGACATCGCGGCCTGCCTCGGTGCAGAGCCGGAAGAGATTGCCTTTACAGCCTGCGGTACAGAAAGCGATAACTGGGCAATTAAAGGAATTGCCCGCTGTCAAGCGGAAAACGGCAAAAAGCACATAATCACTTCTGCCTTTGAGCATCATGCTGTTTTACATGCGTGTAAAGCTTTAGCACATTACGGATTTCATGTGACTTATCTGCCGGTTTCCGCTGAGGGTTACGTTTCGCCGCAGGAATTGGAAGCTGCTATTACGGAAAACACCGCGCTGGTCAGCATTATGTTTGCAAACAACGAACTGGGAACTGTTCAGCCAATCGAGAAACTGGCTGATGTCTGCAAAAAGCATGGTGTTCCATTTCATTCGGACGCCGTACAGGCAGCAGGACACCTGCCGATTGATGTGCACCGGCAAAACATTGGCCTGCTCTCTCTTTCCGCACACAAATTTGGCGGGCCAAAAGGAACCGGTGTGCTTTACATCCGCCGGAATCTGCACCCCTCACCCCTTATGGACGGCGGTGCACAAGAGCAGGGACGTCGCGGCGGCACTGAAAATATTGCCGGTATCGTCGGCATGGCCGCAGCGCTCAAAGGGCGTACCGCTTCTTTGGAAGCAGATGCTGCACGCGTCAGTGCCCTGCGTGACCGGCTGGAAAGCGGTCTGCTTTTCGCTGTGCCGGGCTGTCACCGAAACGGCGGGGACAGCCGCCTGCCGGGGCACCTGAATCTCCGTTTCGACGGCATTGAGGGGGAATCGCTGCTGCTTATGCTGGACCAAGCGGGCATTTGTGCTTCCTCCGGTTCTGCTTGTACCGCCGGCAGTATAGATCCGAGCCATGTTCTGCAGGCAATCGGTCTTTCCAAAGAACAGGCCCGCAGTTCGCTTCGTCTTTCGCTCGGCGTACAGAATACGGAAGCGGATGTGGAACGTCTTCTGCAAGTCATCCCTGAGGTCGTTTCCAAATTGCGCAGCTTTCAGCCGTTTGCAAAGTAG
- the rnhA gene encoding ribonuclease HI: protein MKHLDIFTDGACSGNPGPGGWGAVLRYKTAEKELSGGEADTTNNRMELTAVIESLACLKEPCEVTLTTDSRYVCDAVTKGWVRSWQRRGWKKADGKPALNRDLWERLLVQLERHQVRFVWVKGHAGHPENERCDHLAVSEWTRIKNGEL, encoded by the coding sequence ATGAAACATCTCGATATTTTCACAGACGGTGCCTGCTCCGGCAATCCGGGTCCGGGTGGATGGGGTGCTGTTCTGCGTTACAAAACGGCAGAAAAAGAACTTTCCGGCGGTGAAGCAGACACGACCAACAACCGTATGGAACTGACCGCCGTTATTGAGTCACTTGCATGCTTGAAAGAGCCATGTGAAGTCACCCTGACAACGGACAGCCGCTACGTTTGTGATGCTGTCACCAAGGGGTGGGTACGCTCCTGGCAGCGGCGCGGCTGGAAAAAAGCTGACGGCAAACCCGCCTTGAACCGTGACCTGTGGGAACGCCTGCTGGTACAATTAGAGCGGCATCAGGTACGCTTTGTCTGGGTCAAGGGGCACGCCGGCCACCCTGAAAATGAACGCTGTGACCATTTGGCAGTTTCCGAGTGGACACGGATCAAGAACGGAGAATTATAA